In Nocardioides sp. InS609-2, a single genomic region encodes these proteins:
- a CDS encoding GAF and ANTAR domain-containing protein, with the protein MVTVTEILSSIMDGNPGPTTLPELLCAKCSSHLEVTGVGMALMSDAGHQGVVGATDGTARVMEDLQFTLGEGPCIDSSTEGRPVLQPDLAMTAMTRWPAFGPAVMDAGVAAIFAFPLQVGGIKLGVLDLYRDTTGNLGAAAFTDALVYADAAVVLLLHLQEQMKPGDGLHPQLANSVGNRSEVHQATGMISVQAAVGLAEALLLMRAHAFAVDRSILKIAMDVINRRLRFDLDRDDNV; encoded by the coding sequence ATGGTGACGGTCACCGAGATCCTCTCCTCGATCATGGACGGGAACCCAGGCCCGACTACGCTGCCCGAGCTGCTCTGCGCCAAGTGCTCCAGTCACCTCGAAGTCACGGGCGTGGGAATGGCGCTGATGTCGGATGCCGGTCATCAGGGCGTGGTCGGGGCCACCGACGGAACCGCACGGGTCATGGAGGACCTGCAGTTCACGCTCGGGGAAGGGCCTTGCATCGACTCGTCCACCGAGGGTCGGCCGGTGCTGCAACCCGACCTGGCCATGACAGCGATGACCCGTTGGCCGGCGTTCGGCCCGGCCGTGATGGATGCGGGGGTGGCAGCCATCTTCGCCTTTCCGCTCCAGGTCGGAGGGATCAAGCTCGGCGTGCTCGATCTCTATCGCGACACCACCGGCAACCTCGGCGCCGCCGCGTTCACTGACGCGCTCGTGTACGCCGACGCCGCCGTGGTACTGCTGCTCCATCTCCAGGAACAGATGAAGCCCGGGGACGGCCTGCACCCGCAGCTGGCCAACTCCGTCGGCAACCGATCCGAGGTCCACCAGGCAACCGGCATGATCTCTGTTCAGGCGGCGGTCGGGCTGGCCGAGGCGCTGCTCCTGATGCGCGCCCATGCCTTCGCCGTCGACCGCTCGATCCTGAAGATTGCCATGGACGTGATCAATCGACGACTGCGTTTCGATCTGGACAGGGATGACAATGTGTAG
- a CDS encoding pitrilysin family protein encodes MTTRSNSGTTGQQVSAGRSAVSQPVGSTRTLQTVKGCDGQITSRVRRTLLPGGLRVITEHMAGVRSASIGVWVGVGSRDETPALHGASHFLEHLLFKGTRERTALDISVALDEVGGEFNAFTAKEYTCFHARVLDEDLPLTVDVLGDMITNSLLSTQDVDAEREVILDEIAMHDDDPDDVVHNLFAQQAWGDSPLGRPIAGSVESIASLTRDQIARFHRKHYRPANMVVAVAGNLDHASVVRQVRKAFSRQGFLDRDETPVPPRRGLRARRVHPGTASTTKPFEQVNLVLGVGGLTRRDDRRFALGVLNTALGGGTSSRLFQEVRERRGLAYSIYSFASHHADAGVVGVSVGCLPGKVDDVLAVVRDELAKVAAEGITAQELERGQGQLRGGLVLGLEDSGSRMSRLGKAELIHDELLTLDEVLARIEGVTLDEVRELAAELFTQPEILAVVGP; translated from the coding sequence GTGACCACTCGCTCCAACAGCGGTACGACCGGCCAGCAGGTTTCTGCTGGCCGGTCGGCCGTTTCCCAGCCGGTCGGCTCCACCCGCACCCTCCAGACGGTGAAGGGCTGCGACGGCCAGATCACCTCGCGCGTACGCCGTACGCTCCTGCCTGGCGGTCTGCGGGTGATCACCGAGCACATGGCCGGAGTGCGCTCCGCCAGCATCGGAGTGTGGGTCGGCGTGGGTTCGCGCGACGAGACCCCGGCGCTCCACGGCGCCTCCCACTTCCTCGAGCACCTGCTCTTCAAGGGCACCCGCGAGCGCACCGCGCTCGACATCTCGGTGGCCCTCGACGAGGTGGGCGGTGAGTTCAACGCCTTCACCGCCAAGGAGTACACCTGCTTCCACGCCCGGGTGCTAGACGAGGACCTGCCGCTGACCGTCGACGTGCTCGGCGACATGATCACCAACTCGCTGCTCAGCACCCAGGACGTCGACGCAGAACGCGAGGTGATCCTTGATGAGATCGCCATGCATGACGACGACCCGGACGACGTGGTGCACAACCTCTTCGCGCAGCAGGCCTGGGGCGACTCTCCCCTGGGCCGGCCGATCGCGGGCAGCGTCGAGTCGATCGCGAGCCTGACCCGCGACCAGATCGCGCGCTTCCACCGCAAGCACTACCGCCCGGCCAACATGGTGGTGGCAGTGGCCGGCAACCTCGACCACGCCAGCGTGGTCCGGCAGGTCCGCAAGGCCTTCTCCCGTCAGGGCTTCCTTGATCGCGACGAGACGCCGGTGCCGCCGCGCCGCGGTCTCCGCGCACGCCGGGTGCACCCCGGCACGGCTTCCACGACCAAGCCCTTCGAGCAGGTCAACCTCGTGCTCGGGGTCGGTGGCCTGACGCGCCGCGACGATCGGCGCTTCGCCCTCGGCGTACTCAACACGGCGCTGGGTGGCGGCACCTCGTCACGACTGTTCCAGGAGGTCCGAGAGCGTCGCGGCCTGGCCTACTCGATCTACTCGTTCGCTAGCCACCACGCCGACGCCGGCGTCGTGGGCGTCTCGGTGGGCTGCCTGCCCGGCAAGGTCGACGACGTGCTGGCCGTGGTGCGCGACGAGCTGGCCAAGGTCGCGGCCGAGGGCATCACCGCCCAGGAGCTCGAGCGCGGCCAGGGCCAGCTGCGAGGCGGGCTGGTGCTCGGCCTCGAGGACTCCGGCTCGCGGATGTCACGACTCGGCAAGGCCGAGCTCATCCACGACGAGCTGTTGACGCTCGACGAGGTGCTCGCCCGCATCGAGGGCGTCACCCTCGACGAGGTGCGCGAGCTGGCCGCCGAGCTGTTCACGCAGCCCGAGATCCTCGCCGTCGTCGGCCCCTGA
- a CDS encoding class I SAM-dependent methyltransferase — protein MALQTIPPRIKWAVDVTDVQPSDQVLEIGCGAGAAAELICSRLETGKLFAIDRSESGVDRTKRRNARYVDAGRLVVRQIDLATLRVPVKRLNKVFAFNVNLFWVRACDDEVALLHERVVPGGAVYLFYEAARPELVPRIVEKASATLAKAGFRISIVEQKAPPVIGIVGRR, from the coding sequence ATGGCTCTGCAGACGATTCCGCCCCGGATCAAGTGGGCAGTGGACGTGACCGACGTCCAGCCCAGTGACCAGGTGCTCGAGATCGGGTGCGGAGCGGGCGCCGCGGCGGAGCTCATCTGCTCGCGGCTCGAGACCGGCAAGCTCTTCGCGATCGACCGTTCGGAGTCGGGGGTCGACCGCACCAAGCGCCGCAACGCGCGGTACGTCGACGCCGGACGGCTCGTCGTACGCCAGATCGACCTGGCCACCCTGCGGGTGCCGGTCAAGCGGCTCAACAAGGTCTTCGCCTTCAACGTCAACCTGTTCTGGGTGCGCGCCTGCGACGACGAGGTGGCCCTGCTCCACGAACGTGTGGTGCCCGGTGGCGCGGTCTACCTGTTCTACGAAGCCGCCCGCCCCGAGCTGGTGCCGCGCATCGTCGAGAAGGCGTCCGCCACGCTGGCGAAGGCCGGCTTCCGCATCTCGATCGTCGAGCAGAAGGCGCCGCCGGTCATCGGCATCGTCGGTCGTCGCTGA
- the rpsO gene encoding 30S ribosomal protein S15: MSIGTDAETKKKIIAEHATTEGDTGSPEVQVALLSHRISHLTEHLKTHKHDHHSRRGLLLLVGQRRRLLNYLQKTEIERYRSIVEKLGLRR; this comes from the coding sequence ATGTCGATCGGTACCGACGCGGAGACCAAGAAGAAGATCATCGCCGAGCACGCCACGACCGAGGGCGACACCGGTTCGCCCGAGGTGCAGGTTGCTCTGCTGAGCCACCGCATCAGCCACCTCACCGAACACCTCAAGACCCACAAGCACGACCACCACAGCCGTCGTGGTCTGCTGCTGCTCGTGGGCCAGCGTCGTCGTCTGCTCAACTACCTGCAGAAGACCGAGATCGAGCGCTACCGCTCGATCGTCGAGAAGCTCGGCCTGCGTCGATGA
- a CDS encoding DUF6458 family protein, whose protein sequence is MGYGLGVFLLAVGLILAFAVQDAVEAIDLTMIGWILAAAGVLVIAITAMQTNARRRQSTVARTTHSDGSQTVQERQSDGNNPPPAV, encoded by the coding sequence ATGGGTTACGGACTCGGTGTCTTCCTGCTCGCTGTCGGCCTGATCCTGGCGTTCGCCGTCCAGGACGCGGTCGAGGCGATCGACCTCACCATGATCGGCTGGATCCTGGCTGCGGCCGGGGTCCTGGTCATCGCTATCACCGCGATGCAGACCAACGCCCGCCGTCGGCAGAGCACGGTGGCGCGGACCACCCACTCCGACGGTTCGCAGACCGTGCAGGAGCGTCAGTCCGACGGCAACAACCCGCCGCCGGCTGTCTGA
- a CDS encoding GAF and ANTAR domain-containing protein, producing MSIASTDGPQRLDDWFASVPALALAHFGCDRAGVALRGADGAVITLAASDAVVGVIDWFQSQHADGPAVSPAWCAPQVAVSDLTQCRTWPVWASAIAELGVVSVLATQILTPEGSTGSLTLYYTRRVAFTDHELALARVLAQHAGSALGHARTAAHLMTAVGGRARIGQAQGILMERFGLAAEDAFAVMIRHSQDTNTTLQDIAECLIATHALDDCPTGEHP from the coding sequence GTGTCGATTGCGTCGACCGATGGTCCGCAGCGTCTCGATGACTGGTTCGCGTCGGTGCCGGCGTTGGCCCTCGCGCACTTCGGCTGCGATCGGGCCGGGGTCGCGCTCAGAGGTGCGGATGGCGCGGTGATCACGCTCGCGGCCAGCGATGCCGTGGTCGGCGTGATCGACTGGTTCCAGTCGCAGCACGCCGACGGACCAGCCGTGAGCCCGGCCTGGTGCGCGCCCCAGGTGGCGGTGAGTGATCTCACGCAGTGCCGCACCTGGCCAGTGTGGGCGTCGGCCATCGCCGAGCTGGGCGTCGTGAGCGTCCTCGCCACACAAATCCTCACGCCTGAGGGGTCGACCGGGTCGCTCACGCTCTACTACACCCGTCGTGTCGCCTTCACCGATCACGAGCTCGCCCTGGCCAGGGTCCTCGCGCAGCACGCTGGTAGCGCGCTCGGTCATGCGCGCACGGCCGCCCACCTGATGACCGCGGTAGGTGGTCGGGCCCGGATCGGTCAGGCCCAGGGCATCCTGATGGAGCGTTTCGGACTCGCGGCCGAGGATGCCTTCGCGGTCATGATCCGACACTCCCAGGACACGAACACCACACTCCAGGACATTGCCGAATGCCTGATCGCGACGCATGCCCTCGACGACTGTCCCACCGGTGAGCACCCATGA
- a CDS encoding polyribonucleotide nucleotidyltransferase, which yields MEPEISAVETVLDNGKYGTRTVKFETGLLARQAAGSVTAYLDDETMLLSATTAGKQPKDHFDFFPLTIDVEERMYAVGQIPGSFFRSEGRPGEDAILTCRLIDRPLRPTFKKGLRNEVQVVITVLALDPDQPYDVLAINAASLSTQLSGLPFSGPVGGVRVALIEGQWVAFPSHSQLEDAVFDMVVAGRVTDTGDVAIMMVEAEATETTFDKVESGAQAPTESVVAQGLDAAKPFIKQLCEAQVELANVAAKPVQDFPVFLEFEDDVYAAVESAVKAPTAEAMTISGKAEREDKLDEIKAGLLDSLADKFEGREKEIGAAFRSLNKSLVRERVLRDKVRIDGRGPADIRPLHAEVGLIPRVHGSALFERGETQILGVTTLNMLTLEQKLDTLSPEKSRRYMHKYVFPPFSTGETGRVGSPKRREVGHGALARRALLPVLPNRETFPYAIRQLSEAMSSNGSTSMGSVCASTMSLLQAGVPLKAAVAGIAMGLISAEIDGKTEYIALTDILGAEDAFGDMDFKVAGTKDFVTALQLDTKLDGIPAEVLAAALNQAKDARLAILEVMNEAIDAPEEMSVHAPRIISVRVPVDKIGEVIGPKGKVINQIQDDTGASLSIEDDGTVYIGATNGEAAEAARAMVNAIANPTMPEVGERYLGTVVKTTNFGAFVSLMPGKDGLLHISKLRGLAGGKRVDNVEDVVSVGQKIQVEIGEIDDRGKLSLIPVVDESSSDAEGDDETVESTDAE from the coding sequence GTGGAACCAGAAATTTCTGCTGTAGAGACCGTGCTCGACAACGGCAAGTACGGCACCCGCACCGTCAAGTTCGAGACGGGCCTTCTCGCCCGCCAGGCCGCCGGATCGGTGACCGCCTACCTCGATGACGAGACCATGCTGCTCTCGGCCACCACGGCCGGCAAGCAGCCCAAGGACCACTTCGACTTCTTCCCCCTGACGATCGACGTCGAGGAGCGGATGTACGCCGTGGGCCAGATCCCCGGCTCCTTCTTCCGGTCCGAGGGTCGTCCCGGCGAGGACGCCATCCTCACCTGCCGCCTGATCGACCGCCCGCTGCGCCCGACGTTCAAGAAGGGCCTCCGCAACGAGGTCCAGGTCGTCATCACCGTGCTGGCGCTCGACCCCGACCAGCCCTACGACGTGCTGGCCATCAACGCCGCGTCGCTCTCCACCCAGCTCTCCGGGCTGCCGTTCTCCGGCCCGGTCGGTGGCGTCCGCGTCGCCCTCATCGAGGGCCAGTGGGTCGCCTTCCCGTCGCACTCGCAGCTCGAGGACGCCGTGTTCGACATGGTCGTCGCGGGTCGCGTCACCGACACCGGTGACGTCGCGATCATGATGGTCGAGGCCGAGGCCACCGAGACGACCTTCGACAAGGTCGAGAGCGGCGCCCAGGCCCCGACCGAGTCGGTCGTCGCCCAGGGTCTCGACGCGGCCAAGCCGTTCATCAAGCAGCTGTGCGAGGCGCAGGTCGAGCTGGCCAACGTCGCCGCCAAGCCGGTCCAGGACTTCCCGGTCTTCCTCGAGTTCGAGGACGACGTCTACGCCGCCGTCGAGTCCGCCGTGAAGGCGCCCACCGCCGAGGCCATGACCATCTCCGGCAAGGCCGAGCGCGAAGACAAGCTCGACGAGATCAAGGCCGGTCTGCTCGACTCCCTCGCCGACAAGTTCGAGGGTCGCGAGAAGGAGATCGGTGCGGCGTTCCGCTCGCTCAACAAGTCGCTCGTCCGCGAGCGCGTGCTGCGCGACAAGGTCCGCATCGACGGCCGAGGCCCGGCTGACATCCGTCCGCTGCACGCCGAGGTCGGCCTGATCCCGCGCGTCCACGGCTCGGCGCTGTTCGAGCGCGGGGAGACCCAGATCCTGGGTGTCACCACGCTGAACATGCTCACCCTGGAGCAGAAGCTCGACACCCTCTCCCCGGAGAAGTCGCGCCGCTACATGCACAAGTACGTCTTCCCGCCGTTCTCCACCGGTGAGACGGGCCGCGTCGGTTCGCCGAAGCGTCGCGAGGTCGGTCACGGTGCGCTGGCTCGACGCGCGCTGCTGCCCGTGCTCCCCAACCGCGAGACGTTCCCCTACGCGATCCGCCAGCTCTCCGAGGCCATGAGCTCCAACGGCTCCACCTCGATGGGCTCGGTCTGCGCCTCGACGATGTCGCTGCTGCAGGCAGGCGTGCCCCTCAAGGCGGCCGTCGCCGGCATCGCGATGGGCCTCATCTCGGCCGAGATCGACGGCAAGACCGAGTACATCGCGCTCACCGACATCCTCGGTGCCGAGGACGCGTTCGGCGACATGGACTTCAAGGTCGCCGGCACCAAGGACTTCGTCACGGCTCTCCAGCTCGACACGAAGCTCGACGGCATCCCGGCCGAGGTGCTCGCCGCGGCGCTCAACCAGGCCAAGGATGCCCGCCTCGCGATCCTCGAGGTCATGAACGAGGCCATCGACGCTCCCGAGGAGATGTCGGTCCACGCGCCGCGCATCATCAGTGTGCGCGTGCCGGTCGACAAGATCGGTGAGGTCATCGGGCCCAAGGGCAAGGTCATCAACCAGATCCAGGACGACACGGGCGCGTCGCTGTCCATCGAGGACGACGGCACGGTCTACATCGGTGCGACCAACGGTGAAGCGGCAGAGGCCGCCCGTGCCATGGTCAACGCGATCGCCAACCCGACGATGCCCGAGGTCGGCGAGCGCTACCTCGGCACCGTCGTCAAGACGACGAACTTCGGTGCGTTCGTCTCGCTGATGCCCGGCAAGGACGGCCTGCTGCACATCAGCAAGCTGCGTGGCCTGGCCGGTGGCAAGCGGGTCGACAACGTCGAGGACGTCGTCTCGGTCGGTCAGAAGATCCAGGTCGAGATCGGCGAGATCGACGACCGCGGCAAGCTGTCGCTGATCCCGGTCGTCGACGAGTCCTCGTCCGACGCCGAGGGCGACGACGAGACCGTCGAGTCGACTGACGCCGAGTGA
- a CDS encoding GAF and ANTAR domain-containing protein, with protein sequence MELADTLVAEFDALDFLHLLTERAVELLDADAAGLILIDQRGDLQAVASTSHAVKVLELFQLQSEDGPCLECVRSGRPLVNLGFAEMEDRWPTFRKAASEAGFQSAHAIPMRLRDQVIGALNLFCTGQASMSDSDVAVGQALADVATIGLLQERVIRQRELVSEQLQTALNSRILIEQAKGVLAERANLDIEEAFDLIRSFSRRTQQSLVQVAKELIEGDVDVEALRGGV encoded by the coding sequence GTGGAGCTGGCTGACACGCTGGTGGCGGAGTTCGATGCGCTGGACTTCCTCCACCTGCTCACCGAACGTGCCGTCGAGCTGCTGGACGCTGACGCCGCCGGGTTGATCCTGATCGACCAGCGAGGGGATCTGCAGGCGGTGGCGTCGACGAGCCACGCGGTCAAGGTGCTGGAGCTCTTCCAGCTCCAGAGCGAAGACGGCCCGTGCCTCGAGTGCGTCCGGTCGGGCCGGCCGTTGGTGAACCTCGGCTTTGCCGAGATGGAAGACCGCTGGCCGACGTTCAGGAAGGCGGCGTCCGAGGCGGGGTTCCAGTCCGCGCACGCCATCCCGATGCGCTTGCGTGACCAGGTGATCGGCGCGCTGAACCTCTTCTGCACGGGGCAGGCGAGCATGAGCGACTCGGACGTCGCCGTCGGTCAGGCGCTGGCCGACGTGGCCACGATCGGGCTGCTCCAGGAGCGTGTGATCCGGCAACGGGAGCTCGTCTCGGAACAGCTGCAGACCGCGCTGAACAGCCGGATCCTGATCGAGCAGGCGAAGGGTGTCCTGGCCGAGCGGGCGAACCTCGACATCGAGGAGGCCTTCGATCTGATTCGCAGCTTTAGCCGGCGCACGCAGCAGTCGCTCGTTCAGGTCGCCAAGGAGCTCATCGAAGGCGACGTGGATGTGGAGGCGCTGCGCGGCGGCGTGTGA
- the dapB gene encoding 4-hydroxy-tetrahydrodipicolinate reductase has product MSETIKVGVLGALGKVGSEVCRAVDGVPDTELVARVDAGDSLDVLTSSGAEAVVDFTHPDVVMDNLRFCIEHGIHAVVGTTGFDDERLDTLRGWLADAPSVGVLIAPNFSIGAILMMRFAATAAPFFESVEVVELHHPDKADAPSGTARRTAELIAAARREAGSPPMPDATSTSLQGARGADVDGVRVHGLRVRGLVAHQEVILGGLGETLTIRHDSLDRASFTPGVLAGLRAIGAHAGLTVGLEHFLDL; this is encoded by the coding sequence GTGAGCGAGACGATCAAGGTCGGCGTCCTGGGCGCCCTGGGCAAGGTGGGTTCCGAGGTCTGCCGGGCGGTCGACGGGGTCCCCGACACCGAGCTCGTGGCCCGTGTCGACGCCGGTGACTCCCTTGATGTGCTGACATCCTCGGGAGCCGAGGCGGTGGTCGACTTCACCCATCCCGACGTGGTGATGGACAACCTCCGCTTCTGCATCGAGCACGGCATTCACGCTGTCGTCGGCACCACAGGGTTCGATGACGAGCGCCTTGACACGCTGCGCGGCTGGCTGGCCGACGCGCCGTCGGTCGGCGTGCTGATCGCGCCCAACTTCTCCATCGGCGCGATCCTGATGATGCGCTTCGCGGCCACCGCGGCACCGTTCTTCGAGTCCGTCGAGGTGGTCGAGCTGCACCACCCCGACAAGGCCGATGCGCCGTCCGGCACGGCCCGGCGTACGGCGGAGCTCATCGCCGCCGCCCGCCGCGAAGCCGGCAGCCCGCCGATGCCCGATGCCACCTCCACCTCGCTCCAAGGCGCCCGCGGGGCCGACGTCGACGGTGTGCGCGTGCACGGGCTGCGCGTGCGCGGCCTGGTCGCCCATCAGGAGGTCATCCTCGGCGGGCTGGGGGAGACGCTGACGATCCGCCACGACTCCCTCGACCGGGCCTCCTTCACTCCCGGCGTCCTCGCCGGCCTGCGCGCCATCGGCGCACACGCCGGTTTGACGGTCGGCCTCGAGCACTTCCTCGACCTGTAG